The sequence below is a genomic window from Lysobacter capsici.
AGCTGGTGGTGATCGACCACGGCGGCGGCTGGACCACCTGGTACGCGCACCTGGACAGCATCGCCATCGCCAACGGCGCGACCGTCAACCAGGGCCAGAAGATCGGCACCCTGGGCAAGACCACGCGTCCGGGCAACAGCATCTCCGCGCACCTGCACTACGAACAGCGGCTCAACAACGACGACCAGAAAATCGTCTGGAACGGCTCGACCATCGTCTACGACCAGTACGAAGTCGCCTACAAGAGCCGCAACAGCTGCGGCACCGCGCCCGGCGGCGTAGCCGGCACGGTCAGGACCGCGGGCTCGCCGCTCAACGTGCGCTCCGGGCCGGGCACGAGCTATTCGATCGTCGGCTCGCGCGCCAACGGCGACAGCGTCAGCATCCGTTGCCAGAAGACCGGCGAATCGGTCAGCGGCACCTACGGCACCAGCAACATCTGGAACAACATCGCACCGGCCGGCAGCAACCAGTACATCCCGGATGCCTACACCTACACCGGCTCCGACGGCCGGGTCGCGCCGGATTGCTGATCGCGCCATCGCGAACGCGGCGGCGGCGCCGATGCCGCCGCTGCGTTCGCCCACCACACGCCTGCAACGCCACCGCATCACCGGACCACGACCCATGAAACCCATCCCACTCGGCCTCGCCCTGCTCGCCGCTTCGCTGTTCGGTGGCGTCGTCGGCAGCCTGATCACGCGCGCGACGATCGCCGCGCCATCGGACCCGACATCGACGCCTTCCGCGCCGATCGCGGCGCGCAGCCACGTGCATGCGGCGCAGGCGCGCGCGAACGGCGGCGTCGATTCCTTCAGCGGCTTCGGCGCGGCCGGCACGCAGCCCAA
It includes:
- a CDS encoding M23 family metallopeptidase, with the protein product MHRPISARRTPTPRSLLAGFAAAALGLLAGNASAAKPNFQMPFACNQTWYGDTYPGHGLRYAVDLNHKPRPLSDGDLGSPVVASAGGKATTYNPHPGTGYGKLVVIDHGGGWTTWYAHLDSIAIANGATVNQGQKIGTLGKTTRPGNSISAHLHYEQRLNNDDQKIVWNGSTIVYDQYEVAYKSRNSCGTAPGGVAGTVRTAGSPLNVRSGPGTSYSIVGSRANGDSVSIRCQKTGESVSGTYGTSNIWNNIAPAGSNQYIPDAYTYTGSDGRVAPDC